The genomic stretch AAGTCTTTGATTCGATTCCCAAGCAAAGCATGTGCTGATGAAATGTAAAActtaaaagcattttaaagggacactcgacttttttcaaaatcagcctccctagagttaaacatttgatttttacctttttggaatcgaTTCAggcgatctccgggtctggcgttaccacctttagcatagcttagcataatccattgaatctgattagaccattagcatcacgctaaaaataatcaaagagtttGGGATATTTTtccccatttaaaacttgactcttctgtagttacatcgtgtactaagaccgacagaaaattaaaagttgcgattttctaggcagatatggctaggaactatactctcattcttgaaaatcgcaacttttattttttttctgtcggtcttagtacacaatgtaactacagaagagtcaagttttaaataggaaaaatattcaaactctttggtaatttcttagtgcgatgctaatggtctaatcagattgttaaaagtggtaccgccagacccggagattggctgaatggattccaaaatggtaaaaatcaaatgtttaactctagaggagctggaaaattagcaatttttcaaaaaaagtgaaatgtccctttgAGTCATTTTGTATCAAAGCATCTCCCAAgtgcatgaatgtaaatatgGCCAAGGCAACTAATAAAGCTCAAATTTTCCCCTACTTTTTCTTTCTGGCAGGTCTGAAAAGGTTAAAAGGAGATTGTGACACATCAAGGGACATCGCCGAGATGCAGGCAGAGAAGGAAGAAGCCATGAAAGAAGCCAAAATGTCAATTCTGAGGCTCCTTCGTTCCTCTGTGTATCGCAAGCAGCTCTTTGTGGCCTTGATGATGCATTTATCACAGCAATTCTCAGGGATTAATGCTGTAAGCCTCCTGTTTTATGGATAAaactcattttaaatgacataagGACCACCATTTTCTATTAGACAACAATAATATTTGAACTTCTGTTCTTTTTTGTCCAGATCTTTTATTACTCCACTGCGATCTTCCAGACAGCGGGCGTTGGGCAGCCTGTGTATGCCACCATTGGAGTGGGAGTTATAAACATCATTTTCACCCTTGTGTCGGTAAACAGACGCTAATTTAAAGGCAAACACTGGCTGCTGAGGAACAGGCTCTCGTTTCTTAGAAACAGCAGTATAGTTTTGTCTTTAGGGACTTCCTATCTCCCCCCTTTTCGATAGCAGAGACTgatgttttaaataattttacctTTCATTGGATTATTTAGAAATTGTTAACGTTTCCAAAAATATTAGTCATTTATTTAAGAGAGATAATTATACACATTCCTGGTGTGAGATTATCAGTATAATGTTAACATAATAACATTACTGTGACCCAGTGAGACATCTTACTCTAGAATAGGTGAAGTATAAAAAACAGGCAGTCAAACAACTGCTGGAGCTAAAGCGGTTACTCAAGCCTGCCTTTTCTCCGGCCACATGCTGGAGAACGGCCAGATCTTATCTGGGACTTTGCAGTGTTTATCTCATAGTTCAAGGGCAGCCTGCAAGTGAAACCATTTTGAATAATATGCCAGGAGCCTTTTATTTAAATAAGCCTCTTTgagacatttatttatttggtgaTTCGATAGCCAAAAGTCTTTTTTATCGATTCTTTGAGCATATGGGCAATTGAAAGATAATATTTGCATTGAATTTGAGTCATTTGTTTATTCTTTTATGTTTGCATGTGTTGCAGGTGGCTTTGGTGGACAGGGCGGGCAGGCGGACTCTCACTCTAATTGGTTTGGCAGGAATGTGTTGCTGTGCTGTGGCCATGACGGTGGGCATGGCTTTTCAGGTGAGTTTATATAGTCGATATATTGTATTTTCAGCCTGCATGTGCTGGGGAAACTGTAGCTTCTCAAGCTAAATAAGCAGTTTTAACTACAAGCTTTACAAAAAAGCTATAAAATAGCCTACACTGTAAGAAATTGTTGCTGACTTGACGTTGAATCCAATTAAGATTTTCAATCTTAATTCTGCTCTGCTTCCCAGGATGTTTACCCATGGATGAGCTATCTCAGTATGACAGCCATTTTCCTTTTCGTATCATTCTTCGAGATCGGGCCAGGACCGATCCCATGGTTCATTGTGGCTGAACTCTTCAGTCAGGGGCCACGTCCAGCGGCTATCGCATTAGCTGGGTGCTGCAACTGGACTAGCAATTTTATTATTGGCATGTTCTTTCCTTATTTAGAGGTAGAGTAAATCAAATGAACTTacatttcaaattattattatttttaaatgaaagaaaACCTTACCTTTTACTCTGCTTTGTTCCATAGAGCCTTTGTGGGAGCTATGTCTTCATAATTTTTGCAGTACTCCTGTTTGGATTCACTATTTTTACCTACTTACGAGTACCTGAAACAAAGGGGAAGACTTTTGAGGAAATAGCAGCAGGCTTCCGAGGCAAGCGAGGTGCTTCTCCCTCTAAAGCCCTTGCTGAGACTGAAATGGAGCAGCTCAAGAGCTCCACAGAGGCTTAAAGATTCAATGGAAACTGTGGAATGAGGAACGTTACTGCTTTCACAGAACTTATCTGCTGTATGGAGCCTTACCATTACTTGTAAAGAAATAACATGATGTTCTGTAGTAAACTCAATAGCATAATCATGAAGTGAGCAACATACACTGTGGACTTTGACTTTTGGGCATCTGATATTGATATTATGGAgacttaaaacattttttttatatttccaaaGTTATAAAGTGTATTGTTCAATTTTTTAATGTTGATATAATACAAGCCACTTTTGAAGGAAAGTGACATCTTCAAATAGTTTCACTTGAAGTTAAATCTGAAAGATATTTTTCTATGTTGAGATGTTGACTTACCAGAATTACGGtttgtttaattttatgtttatctTTCTGAAGCATGATACTTCAGAAAACAACATCTTATGATGCCAAAATATATTGATTCATTTGAATCTAAAATAGAGTTCTAGTTAAAAAATCCCATAACATCAAATATTAAAGTCTGTCCTTAGCAAACTTCTGAATTGCTTGTAAAGACCAACCAAGAATTGGTTGGGATGATCAGTAAATTATTCACTCTCTGGATTTTGTCACAGCTTTGATTCATAGAACCGATGGTGGAGTTTATTTAAGATTTATTTAAGGATCACTCGTAATCATAAGGGAACCCCTTTTAGTGCTTTTTTACACCATTTTGTATAAAAATGGTATATGACTAATAGCCaggaaataataataaataaaaggttaaataaatgtatttgttacaGCGTAGTTTCATAAAAgtaaaattagttttttatGACCTAAAACTTTGTTGTAAAAATGACCTTTTTTATAGAAACCAGAAGATTTTCTGATAAAGAGGAATAGCTTTGCAAATCATGAATAGCACACATTACACAAATTTCATTGTAAGAGATAGGCAAGGGTTACAGTAAGTGATTAATAACTTGCTGTATATCTTGGCACGTCCCACTTATACAGCTATCTTATAGCTTTACAAcaattttacagttttgtaaTAGTGATATGGGGCGACACAGTGGCTGTGTAGGTAGCACTATTGCCTCACAACAACAACATGTCCCCAGTTTGAACCATTGCTGAGTCAGGAggtctttctgtgtggagttctCTCTGTGCCAGTATGGGTTTACTCTGGGTAGCCCAGTCTAAAGGCATGCAGGTTCGGTTAtctggagatgccaaattgcctTTCCTGCAACGTGTTTATAGATCAACTTGTGTACAGATTGAATAGCCCTTGCTATGAATATAGCCATTAAAACTGGAATAACATAActgcataaatgtttattttgtatgaaCTATTCATTTAACTACATGATGTGTTTGTGCCACATTGTATTCACATACTTGTTTCTATAACATCAAATGTACATAAAACATTAGATCAATTTTGACAGTGAAGGCACAATCACTGagaaaaaatgatttattagcTAATTTAAGGGGTATGGACAGCTGATATCTCTCTCTTTATACTGATAAAGTTGTCTTTTTTCcttatcaaataattttaaaccaAAACTTTTTCCCAAATGTTATAGTT from Paramisgurnus dabryanus chromosome 6, PD_genome_1.1, whole genome shotgun sequence encodes the following:
- the slc2a2 gene encoding solute carrier family 2, facilitated glucose transporter member 2 isoform X2; this translates as MYWSLSVAVFAVGGVLSSFLVGFVGDFRGRIKGMLAINLLAISAGLLMGLAQMGTPHLMVIAGRAIMGLYCGLTSGLVPMYIGEISPVKYRGALGTLHQLALVTGILLSQVIGLEFLLGNDDMWPLLLGLSGAPAILQSLLLLLCPESPRYLYIKLGKTEEACKSLKRLKGDCDTSRDIAEMQAEKEEAMKEAKMSILRLLRSSVYRKQLFVALMMHLSQQFSGINAIFYYSTAIFQTAGVGQPVYATIGVGVINIIFTLVSVALVDRAGRRTLTLIGLAGMCCCAVAMTVGMAFQDVYPWMSYLSMTAIFLFVSFFEIGPGPIPWFIVAELFSQGPRPAAIALAGCCNWTSNFIIGMFFPYLESLCGSYVFIIFAVLLFGFTIFTYLRVPETKGKTFEEIAAGFRGKRGASPSKALAETEMEQLKSSTEA
- the slc2a2 gene encoding solute carrier family 2, facilitated glucose transporter member 2 isoform X1, which produces MEKQLTGTLALAVFTAALGSLQIGYSLGVINAPQKIIERHYARSLGVYNEELTRNERGNDTAHEDQTHPSVVMYWSLSVAVFAVGGVLSSFLVGFVGDFRGRIKGMLAINLLAISAGLLMGLAQMGTPHLMVIAGRAIMGLYCGLTSGLVPMYIGEISPVKYRGALGTLHQLALVTGILLSQVIGLEFLLGNDDMWPLLLGLSGAPAILQSLLLLLCPESPRYLYIKLGKTEEACKSLKRLKGDCDTSRDIAEMQAEKEEAMKEAKMSILRLLRSSVYRKQLFVALMMHLSQQFSGINAIFYYSTAIFQTAGVGQPVYATIGVGVINIIFTLVSVALVDRAGRRTLTLIGLAGMCCCAVAMTVGMAFQDVYPWMSYLSMTAIFLFVSFFEIGPGPIPWFIVAELFSQGPRPAAIALAGCCNWTSNFIIGMFFPYLESLCGSYVFIIFAVLLFGFTIFTYLRVPETKGKTFEEIAAGFRGKRGASPSKALAETEMEQLKSSTEA